The Herminiimonas arsenitoxidans genome window below encodes:
- the kdpB gene encoding potassium-transporting ATPase subunit KdpB — MRMSEPKTANMTRKNLSLFDSKLIGPAIIDSFKKLNPRAQWRSPVMFVVYVGSIITTLLFIQSITGQGEASPGFILATSVWLWFTVLFANFAESLAEGRSKAQAASLRALKQTALAKKLAIPKHGTSWLPASPSDLRKGDTVLVEAGDVIPVDGEVIEGVASVDESAITGESAPVIRESGGDFSAVTGGTRVLSDWLVVRISVNPGEAFIDRMIAMVEGAKRQKTPNEIALTILLVALSIVFLIVTVTLLPMSLFSVEAAKAGTPITITVLIALLVCLIPTTIGGLLSAIGVAGMSRMMQANVIATSGRAVEAAGDVDVLLLDKTGTITLGNRQASEFYPAPGVTQIQLADVAQLASLADETPEGRSIVILAKQKFNIRERDIAALHASFVHFSAQTRMSGVDLGDRAIRKGSVDAVKKHVEALGRSFPEEVSHLVDDISRRGSTPLVVIDDGRVMGAIELKDIVKGGIKERFAELRRMGIKTVMITGDNKLTAAAIAAEAGVDDFLAEATPEDKLKLIRDYQAQGRLVAMTGDGTNDAPALAQADVAVAMNSGTQAAKEAGNMVDLDSNPTKLLEIVEIGKQMLMTRGSLTTFSIANDVAKYFAIIPAAFVTTYPQLKALDVMQLSSPSSAIMSAVIFNALIIVVLIPLALKGVKYRAVGAATLLRRNMLIYGLGGILVPFVGIKLIDMILSILNLV; from the coding sequence ATGCGTATGTCAGAACCAAAGACAGCCAACATGACGCGCAAGAACCTGTCGCTGTTCGATTCGAAATTGATAGGCCCAGCCATCATCGATTCGTTCAAGAAACTGAATCCGCGCGCGCAGTGGCGTAGCCCTGTCATGTTTGTCGTTTATGTCGGTAGCATCATTACGACGCTGCTGTTTATCCAATCCATCACCGGCCAGGGCGAAGCCAGTCCAGGCTTTATTCTGGCAACATCGGTGTGGTTGTGGTTCACCGTCTTGTTTGCAAACTTTGCAGAATCGCTGGCTGAAGGACGCAGCAAGGCACAAGCGGCATCGCTGCGCGCCTTGAAACAAACCGCTCTTGCGAAAAAACTGGCGATACCTAAACACGGTACTTCCTGGTTGCCTGCTTCACCTTCCGATTTACGCAAAGGCGATACCGTCTTAGTGGAAGCCGGCGATGTGATTCCGGTAGATGGTGAAGTGATCGAAGGCGTAGCGTCAGTAGACGAGAGCGCCATTACGGGTGAATCGGCTCCTGTGATCCGCGAATCTGGTGGTGACTTTTCTGCTGTTACTGGTGGCACACGTGTGCTGTCCGATTGGCTGGTGGTGCGTATCTCCGTTAATCCGGGTGAAGCTTTTATCGACCGTATGATCGCCATGGTCGAAGGTGCCAAACGTCAAAAAACACCGAATGAAATCGCGCTGACGATTTTATTGGTGGCATTGAGCATCGTGTTCCTTATCGTGACGGTTACCTTGTTGCCCATGTCCTTGTTCTCGGTCGAAGCTGCCAAGGCTGGCACGCCGATCACCATTACAGTTCTGATCGCCTTGCTGGTCTGCCTGATTCCTACCACTATCGGCGGCCTGTTATCAGCCATCGGTGTGGCAGGCATGAGCCGCATGATGCAGGCGAATGTGATTGCAACATCTGGTCGTGCGGTAGAAGCAGCCGGCGACGTCGATGTGTTGTTGCTGGATAAAACCGGCACCATCACATTGGGTAATCGCCAGGCATCCGAATTTTATCCAGCGCCAGGCGTGACACAGATACAACTGGCTGATGTCGCGCAACTGGCATCACTGGCCGATGAAACGCCGGAAGGCCGTAGCATCGTGATTCTGGCCAAACAGAAATTCAATATCCGCGAACGCGATATCGCAGCCTTGCATGCCAGCTTTGTTCACTTCAGTGCGCAGACACGCATGAGTGGTGTCGATCTGGGCGATCGCGCGATCCGTAAAGGTTCGGTCGATGCGGTGAAAAAACACGTAGAAGCCTTGGGTCGCAGCTTCCCTGAAGAAGTGTCGCATCTGGTAGATGACATCTCGCGTCGTGGTAGTACACCTCTAGTGGTGATTGATGATGGTCGCGTCATGGGTGCGATTGAACTGAAGGACATCGTCAAGGGTGGCATCAAGGAACGTTTTGCGGAACTGCGTCGCATGGGTATCAAAACCGTGATGATCACCGGCGATAACAAGCTGACTGCGGCAGCGATTGCGGCAGAAGCTGGCGTGGACGACTTTCTGGCAGAGGCAACACCGGAAGATAAACTCAAACTGATACGCGATTACCAAGCGCAAGGCAGGTTGGTTGCGATGACCGGCGACGGTACCAACGATGCGCCAGCATTGGCGCAGGCTGACGTTGCGGTGGCGATGAATTCCGGTACGCAAGCGGCGAAAGAGGCCGGCAATATGGTTGATCTGGATTCCAATCCGACCAAATTGCTGGAGATCGTCGAAATTGGCAAGCAGATGTTGATGACACGCGGCTCTTTGACCACGTTCTCGATTGCCAATGACGTGGCCAAGTATTTCGCGATTATTCCGGCGGCTTTCGTGACAACGTATCCGCAATTGAAGGCGCTGGATGTAATGCAGTTGAGCAGCCCATCGTCGGCCATCATGTCTGCGGTCATCTTCAATGCCTTGATTATCGTAGTGCTGATTCCATTGGCATTGAAAGGTGTGAAGTACCGTGCAGTTGGTGCAGCTACGCTGTTACGTCGCAATATGCTGATTTATGGTCTGGGTGGGATTCTGGTCCCGTTTGTCGGGATCAAGCTGATCGATATGATTTTAAGCATCCTCAATCTGGTTTAA
- the kdpC gene encoding potassium-transporting ATPase subunit KdpC: MKSTFRPALVLFAMLTLICGVLYPYAVTGIGKVAFSSQADGSLVTRDGQVVGSSLIGQAFTSPQYFWSRPSATGPMPNNASASGGSNLGPTNPALADAVKSRVDALKAADPTNTAAIPVDLVTASSSGLDPDISIAAAYYQIGRIARERKMATEEVKALIDKNSQTPYLGFFGEPRVNVLALNLALDQRH; this comes from the coding sequence ATGAAATCCACTTTTCGTCCCGCATTGGTTTTATTCGCCATGCTGACACTTATCTGCGGTGTGCTGTATCCGTATGCAGTTACCGGCATAGGCAAGGTCGCTTTTTCCAGTCAGGCTGATGGCAGCTTGGTAACGCGTGATGGCCAAGTTGTTGGTTCTTCGCTGATCGGGCAGGCATTTACTTCGCCACAATATTTCTGGAGCCGTCCTTCGGCAACTGGTCCTATGCCAAATAATGCAAGTGCATCGGGTGGCTCGAATCTTGGCCCAACCAATCCAGCTTTGGCTGATGCAGTTAAAAGCCGTGTCGATGCCTTGAAAGCGGCTGATCCGACTAATACGGCAGCGATTCCAGTTGATCTGGTCACAGCATCAAGCAGTGGACTGGATCCAGACATCAGTATCGCCGCTGCCTATTACCAGATCGGCCGTATTGCACGTGAGCGCAAGATGGCCACGGAAGAAGTAAAAGCCTTGATCGACAAGAATAGCCAAACGCCGTACCTCGGTTTCTTTGGCGAACCGCGTGTGAATGTACTCGCTCTGAATCTGGCGCTGGATCAGCGGCACTAA